Proteins from a genomic interval of Dunckerocampus dactyliophorus isolate RoL2022-P2 chromosome 5, RoL_Ddac_1.1, whole genome shotgun sequence:
- the LOC129181802 gene encoding anoctamin-9 isoform X2 yields MSGHRRQPSIELLELMGVVRENGNEQMSLPPVNTPLSYDYVLVAKTREHHDREAIKKQNEFIEELKKKNFKVTKIIDDDLVFFGMQAPKEIFEKYRYLLKVSDACNWSSDQNYVPLSTRIRVVHFILNHTPINSGEALRDLMKMKVFEAKFCLHEKKKQRELTESWARWTACFQGQPITAVRNYFGEKVALYYLWLGWYTYLLIPPALIGVIVFLYGLAFFNTSPLIKEVCEADTVMCPLCDKRCKVWLLSDTCTYAKVSLLFDNNGTVLFAMFMAVWATLFLEFWKRHRTSYVCEWKVSDWCEEEEELILEIVNNVNCEPKKYKHSYLRSTLVLICVTIMILVIIGLTHALVVFRVIAAVLLAEGSWEFLSTHSNSGAMMLGAVLHYLIITVMTRVNRIVAMKLCEIEKTRSFAATEKSFTVKMFTFQFFTYFSSLFYVAFFLGRINGHPGGYVRIASKWRLEECHPSGCLTDLFIQMAIIMVLKQTISNVFEFTGPWFGKWLKRKRTHKLRRKCAYCYLKDDSTHGELCENCKLRDWLSNYRLNDVDSFSLFKEFLEMVIQFSFTTIFVAAFPLAPLLALINNVIEIRLDAIKMVTLERRLIPKKTNDIGVWINLLEAIGVLAVIANGLVIGVSSDFIPRLVYRYLYGPCSNGTTADIDCMVGYINNSLSIATMDKPEIRREFSSDQMVTPNGLNVSYCSYKDYRDNVDYNLTPQFWLILAVRFAFVILFEHIVVICKFIAAWFVPAAPMGVKNDRLFDKLKRLKEELRSFDESQR; encoded by the exons ATGTCTGGTCACAGGAGACAG CCCAGCATAGAGCTACTGGAATTAATGGGAGTAGTTAGAGAGAATGGCAATGAACAGATGTCACTTCCTCCCGTG AATACGCCGCTCTCATACGACTACGTCCTGGTGGCGAAAACGAGAGAGCACCATGATCGAGAGGCCATCAAGAAGCAAAACGAATTCATTGAAGAACTGAAAAAGAAGAATTTTAAAGTCACA AAAATCATAGACGATGACCTGGTCTTCTTTGGCATGCAAGCTCCGAAAGAGATTTTTGAGAAGTACAGATATCTGCTGAAAGTTTCTGATGCCTGCAATTGGAGCTCAGACCAGAACTACGTGCCTCTCAGCACCAG GATAAGGGTTGTACACTTCATCTTGAATCACACCCCCATTAACTCAGGAG AGGCTCTCCGAGACCTCATGAAGATGAAGGTTTTTGAGGCGAAGTTCTGCCTACATGAG AAAAAGAAACAGCGAGAGCTGACAGAGAGCTGGGCTCGATGGACTGCTTGTTTCCAAGGGCAACCCATAACTGCTGTCAG GAACTACTTTGGGGAGAAGGTGGCCTTGTACTACCTGTGGCTGGGCTGGTACACATACCTGCTCATCCCTCCCGCTCTCATCGGGGTCATTGTCTTCCTCTATGGCCTCGCCTTCTTCAACACGTCGCCCCTCAT AAAGGAGGTCTGTGAGGCTGACACAGTCATGTGCCCACTTTGTGACAAGAGATGCAAAGTGTGGCTGCTCTCAGACACATGCACCTATGCCAAG GTGAGCCTACTGTTTGACAATAATGGCACCGTTCTCTTTGCCATGTTCATGGCAGTGTGGG ccacACTGTTTTTGGAGTTCTGGAAAAGACATCGAACATCCTATGTGTGTGAATGGAAGGTGTCTGATTGGTGTGAGGAGGAG GAGGAACTAATCTTGGAGATTGTCAACAACGTTAACTGTGAACCCAAAAAGTACAAGCACTCCTATCTGCGCAGCACACTGGTTTTGATCTGTGTCACAATCATG ATACTGGTGATCATCGGTCTGACACACGCACTGGTGGTGTTCAGGGTGATTGCAGCAGTGCTATTGGCTGAGGGATCATGGGAGTTCCTGAGTACGCACTCCAACAGTGGAGCCATGATGCTGGGCGCTGTCCTCCATTACCTGATCATCACCGTTATGACACGG GTCAACAGGATTGTGGCCATGAAACTTTGCGAAATAG AGAAAACCAGATCATTTGCTGCAACGGAGAAGAGTTTCACAGTCAAGATGTTCACCTTTCAGTTCTTCACATATTTTTCCTCACTCTTCTATGTAGCCTTCTTCCTCGGCAG GATAAATGGTCATCCTGGTGGTTATGTGCGCATTGCAAGTAAATGGAGGTTAGAAGAG TGTCACCCCAGTGGATGTCTCACAGACCTCTTTATCCAAATGGCCATCATAATGGTACTCAAACAAACCATCAGCAATGTCTTTGAGTTCACCGGCCC GTGGTTTGGCAAGTGGTTGAAGAGGAAACGAACTCACAAGCTTCGGAGGAAATGTGCCTACTGCTACCTAAAAGACGACTCTACACACGGCGAGCTGTGCGAGAACTGCAAGTTGCGAGATTGGCTCAGTAACTACCGCCTCAACGATGTGGACTCTTTCAGCCTCTTCAAAGAGTTCCTGGAGATGG TTATTCAGTTCAGCTTCACCACCATATTTGTGGCAGCGTTTCCACTTGCTCCTCTGCTGGCCCTCATCAATAACGTCATTGAGATTCGCTTGGATGCCATTAAGATGGTCACCTTGGAACGCAGACTGATTCCCAAGAAGACAAATGATATCG GTGTGTGGATCAATTTGCTGGAGGCTATCGGAGTCTTAGCTGTGATTGCAAACGGCCTGGTCATCGGTGTTTCTTCAGACTTCATCCCCCGATTGGTATATCGTTACCTTTACGGCCCGTGTTCCAACGGCACGACGGCAGATATTGA tTGCATGGTCGGCTACATAAACAACTCTCTATCCATTGCAACGATGGATAAACCAGAAATCCGCAGGGAGTTTTCATCTGATCAGATGGTCACTCCTAATGGATTGAATGTCTCCTACTGCAG CTACAAAGACTACAGGGACAATGTGGACTACAACCTTACTCCACAGTTCTGGCTTATTTTAGCTGTGCGCTTTGCATTTGTCATCCTGTTTGAG CACATTGTGGTCATATGCAAATTTATCGCAGCCTGGTTCGTCCCAGCAGCCCCCATGGGGGTCAAAAATGACAGACTCTTTGATAAGCTCAAAAGACTAAAAGAAGAGCTCAG gtcgTTTGATGAGAGCCAGCGCTGA
- the LOC129181802 gene encoding anoctamin-9 isoform X1: protein MSGHRRQPSIELLELMGVVRENGNEQMSLPPVKQNTPLSYDYVLVAKTREHHDREAIKKQNEFIEELKKKNFKVTKIIDDDLVFFGMQAPKEIFEKYRYLLKVSDACNWSSDQNYVPLSTRIRVVHFILNHTPINSGEALRDLMKMKVFEAKFCLHEKKKQRELTESWARWTACFQGQPITAVRNYFGEKVALYYLWLGWYTYLLIPPALIGVIVFLYGLAFFNTSPLIKEVCEADTVMCPLCDKRCKVWLLSDTCTYAKVSLLFDNNGTVLFAMFMAVWATLFLEFWKRHRTSYVCEWKVSDWCEEEEELILEIVNNVNCEPKKYKHSYLRSTLVLICVTIMILVIIGLTHALVVFRVIAAVLLAEGSWEFLSTHSNSGAMMLGAVLHYLIITVMTRVNRIVAMKLCEIEKTRSFAATEKSFTVKMFTFQFFTYFSSLFYVAFFLGRINGHPGGYVRIASKWRLEECHPSGCLTDLFIQMAIIMVLKQTISNVFEFTGPWFGKWLKRKRTHKLRRKCAYCYLKDDSTHGELCENCKLRDWLSNYRLNDVDSFSLFKEFLEMVIQFSFTTIFVAAFPLAPLLALINNVIEIRLDAIKMVTLERRLIPKKTNDIGVWINLLEAIGVLAVIANGLVIGVSSDFIPRLVYRYLYGPCSNGTTADIDCMVGYINNSLSIATMDKPEIRREFSSDQMVTPNGLNVSYCSYKDYRDNVDYNLTPQFWLILAVRFAFVILFEHIVVICKFIAAWFVPAAPMGVKNDRLFDKLKRLKEELRSFDESQR, encoded by the exons ATGTCTGGTCACAGGAGACAG CCCAGCATAGAGCTACTGGAATTAATGGGAGTAGTTAGAGAGAATGGCAATGAACAGATGTCACTTCCTCCCGTG AAACAGAATACGCCGCTCTCATACGACTACGTCCTGGTGGCGAAAACGAGAGAGCACCATGATCGAGAGGCCATCAAGAAGCAAAACGAATTCATTGAAGAACTGAAAAAGAAGAATTTTAAAGTCACA AAAATCATAGACGATGACCTGGTCTTCTTTGGCATGCAAGCTCCGAAAGAGATTTTTGAGAAGTACAGATATCTGCTGAAAGTTTCTGATGCCTGCAATTGGAGCTCAGACCAGAACTACGTGCCTCTCAGCACCAG GATAAGGGTTGTACACTTCATCTTGAATCACACCCCCATTAACTCAGGAG AGGCTCTCCGAGACCTCATGAAGATGAAGGTTTTTGAGGCGAAGTTCTGCCTACATGAG AAAAAGAAACAGCGAGAGCTGACAGAGAGCTGGGCTCGATGGACTGCTTGTTTCCAAGGGCAACCCATAACTGCTGTCAG GAACTACTTTGGGGAGAAGGTGGCCTTGTACTACCTGTGGCTGGGCTGGTACACATACCTGCTCATCCCTCCCGCTCTCATCGGGGTCATTGTCTTCCTCTATGGCCTCGCCTTCTTCAACACGTCGCCCCTCAT AAAGGAGGTCTGTGAGGCTGACACAGTCATGTGCCCACTTTGTGACAAGAGATGCAAAGTGTGGCTGCTCTCAGACACATGCACCTATGCCAAG GTGAGCCTACTGTTTGACAATAATGGCACCGTTCTCTTTGCCATGTTCATGGCAGTGTGGG ccacACTGTTTTTGGAGTTCTGGAAAAGACATCGAACATCCTATGTGTGTGAATGGAAGGTGTCTGATTGGTGTGAGGAGGAG GAGGAACTAATCTTGGAGATTGTCAACAACGTTAACTGTGAACCCAAAAAGTACAAGCACTCCTATCTGCGCAGCACACTGGTTTTGATCTGTGTCACAATCATG ATACTGGTGATCATCGGTCTGACACACGCACTGGTGGTGTTCAGGGTGATTGCAGCAGTGCTATTGGCTGAGGGATCATGGGAGTTCCTGAGTACGCACTCCAACAGTGGAGCCATGATGCTGGGCGCTGTCCTCCATTACCTGATCATCACCGTTATGACACGG GTCAACAGGATTGTGGCCATGAAACTTTGCGAAATAG AGAAAACCAGATCATTTGCTGCAACGGAGAAGAGTTTCACAGTCAAGATGTTCACCTTTCAGTTCTTCACATATTTTTCCTCACTCTTCTATGTAGCCTTCTTCCTCGGCAG GATAAATGGTCATCCTGGTGGTTATGTGCGCATTGCAAGTAAATGGAGGTTAGAAGAG TGTCACCCCAGTGGATGTCTCACAGACCTCTTTATCCAAATGGCCATCATAATGGTACTCAAACAAACCATCAGCAATGTCTTTGAGTTCACCGGCCC GTGGTTTGGCAAGTGGTTGAAGAGGAAACGAACTCACAAGCTTCGGAGGAAATGTGCCTACTGCTACCTAAAAGACGACTCTACACACGGCGAGCTGTGCGAGAACTGCAAGTTGCGAGATTGGCTCAGTAACTACCGCCTCAACGATGTGGACTCTTTCAGCCTCTTCAAAGAGTTCCTGGAGATGG TTATTCAGTTCAGCTTCACCACCATATTTGTGGCAGCGTTTCCACTTGCTCCTCTGCTGGCCCTCATCAATAACGTCATTGAGATTCGCTTGGATGCCATTAAGATGGTCACCTTGGAACGCAGACTGATTCCCAAGAAGACAAATGATATCG GTGTGTGGATCAATTTGCTGGAGGCTATCGGAGTCTTAGCTGTGATTGCAAACGGCCTGGTCATCGGTGTTTCTTCAGACTTCATCCCCCGATTGGTATATCGTTACCTTTACGGCCCGTGTTCCAACGGCACGACGGCAGATATTGA tTGCATGGTCGGCTACATAAACAACTCTCTATCCATTGCAACGATGGATAAACCAGAAATCCGCAGGGAGTTTTCATCTGATCAGATGGTCACTCCTAATGGATTGAATGTCTCCTACTGCAG CTACAAAGACTACAGGGACAATGTGGACTACAACCTTACTCCACAGTTCTGGCTTATTTTAGCTGTGCGCTTTGCATTTGTCATCCTGTTTGAG CACATTGTGGTCATATGCAAATTTATCGCAGCCTGGTTCGTCCCAGCAGCCCCCATGGGGGTCAAAAATGACAGACTCTTTGATAAGCTCAAAAGACTAAAAGAAGAGCTCAG gtcgTTTGATGAGAGCCAGCGCTGA
- the LOC129181802 gene encoding anoctamin-9 isoform X3 gives MSGHRRQPSIELLELMGVVRENGNEQMSLPPVKQNTPLSYDYVLVAKTREHHDREAIKKQNEFIEELKKKNFKVTKIIDDDLVFFGMQAPKEIFEKYRYLLKVSDACNWSSDQNYVPLSTRIRVVHFILNHTPINSGEALRDLMKMKVFEAKFCLHEKKKQRELTESWARWTACFQGQPITAVRNYFGEKVALYYLWLGWYTYLLIPPALIGVIVFLYGLAFFNTSPLIKEVCEADTVMCPLCDKRCKVWLLSDTCTYAKVSLLFDNNGTVLFAMFMAVWATLFLEFWKRHRTSYVCEWKVSDWCEEEEELILEIVNNVNCEPKKYKHSYLRSTLVLICVTIMILVIIGLTHALVVFRVIAAVLLAEGSWEFLSTHSNSGAMMLGAVLHYLIITVMTRVNRIVAMKLCEIEKTRSFAATEKSFTVKMFTFQFFTYFSSLFYVAFFLGRINGHPGGYVRIASKWRLEECHPSGCLTDLFIQMAIIMVLKQTISNVFEFTGPWFGKWLKRKRTHKLRRKCAYCYLKDDSTHGELCENCKLRDWLSNYRLNDVDSFSLFKEFLEMVIQFSFTTIFVAAFPLAPLLALINNVIEIRLDAIKMVTLERRLIPKKTNDIGTVCSGFRAPTFKCSASIISHPLPAISR, from the exons ATGTCTGGTCACAGGAGACAG CCCAGCATAGAGCTACTGGAATTAATGGGAGTAGTTAGAGAGAATGGCAATGAACAGATGTCACTTCCTCCCGTG AAACAGAATACGCCGCTCTCATACGACTACGTCCTGGTGGCGAAAACGAGAGAGCACCATGATCGAGAGGCCATCAAGAAGCAAAACGAATTCATTGAAGAACTGAAAAAGAAGAATTTTAAAGTCACA AAAATCATAGACGATGACCTGGTCTTCTTTGGCATGCAAGCTCCGAAAGAGATTTTTGAGAAGTACAGATATCTGCTGAAAGTTTCTGATGCCTGCAATTGGAGCTCAGACCAGAACTACGTGCCTCTCAGCACCAG GATAAGGGTTGTACACTTCATCTTGAATCACACCCCCATTAACTCAGGAG AGGCTCTCCGAGACCTCATGAAGATGAAGGTTTTTGAGGCGAAGTTCTGCCTACATGAG AAAAAGAAACAGCGAGAGCTGACAGAGAGCTGGGCTCGATGGACTGCTTGTTTCCAAGGGCAACCCATAACTGCTGTCAG GAACTACTTTGGGGAGAAGGTGGCCTTGTACTACCTGTGGCTGGGCTGGTACACATACCTGCTCATCCCTCCCGCTCTCATCGGGGTCATTGTCTTCCTCTATGGCCTCGCCTTCTTCAACACGTCGCCCCTCAT AAAGGAGGTCTGTGAGGCTGACACAGTCATGTGCCCACTTTGTGACAAGAGATGCAAAGTGTGGCTGCTCTCAGACACATGCACCTATGCCAAG GTGAGCCTACTGTTTGACAATAATGGCACCGTTCTCTTTGCCATGTTCATGGCAGTGTGGG ccacACTGTTTTTGGAGTTCTGGAAAAGACATCGAACATCCTATGTGTGTGAATGGAAGGTGTCTGATTGGTGTGAGGAGGAG GAGGAACTAATCTTGGAGATTGTCAACAACGTTAACTGTGAACCCAAAAAGTACAAGCACTCCTATCTGCGCAGCACACTGGTTTTGATCTGTGTCACAATCATG ATACTGGTGATCATCGGTCTGACACACGCACTGGTGGTGTTCAGGGTGATTGCAGCAGTGCTATTGGCTGAGGGATCATGGGAGTTCCTGAGTACGCACTCCAACAGTGGAGCCATGATGCTGGGCGCTGTCCTCCATTACCTGATCATCACCGTTATGACACGG GTCAACAGGATTGTGGCCATGAAACTTTGCGAAATAG AGAAAACCAGATCATTTGCTGCAACGGAGAAGAGTTTCACAGTCAAGATGTTCACCTTTCAGTTCTTCACATATTTTTCCTCACTCTTCTATGTAGCCTTCTTCCTCGGCAG GATAAATGGTCATCCTGGTGGTTATGTGCGCATTGCAAGTAAATGGAGGTTAGAAGAG TGTCACCCCAGTGGATGTCTCACAGACCTCTTTATCCAAATGGCCATCATAATGGTACTCAAACAAACCATCAGCAATGTCTTTGAGTTCACCGGCCC GTGGTTTGGCAAGTGGTTGAAGAGGAAACGAACTCACAAGCTTCGGAGGAAATGTGCCTACTGCTACCTAAAAGACGACTCTACACACGGCGAGCTGTGCGAGAACTGCAAGTTGCGAGATTGGCTCAGTAACTACCGCCTCAACGATGTGGACTCTTTCAGCCTCTTCAAAGAGTTCCTGGAGATGG TTATTCAGTTCAGCTTCACCACCATATTTGTGGCAGCGTTTCCACTTGCTCCTCTGCTGGCCCTCATCAATAACGTCATTGAGATTCGCTTGGATGCCATTAAGATGGTCACCTTGGAACGCAGACTGATTCCCAAGAAGACAAATGATATCG ggactgtatgcagtgGGTTTAGGGCGCCaacattcaaatgttctgcaagcattatatcccaccctcttcctgccatAAGTAGATAA
- the sigirr gene encoding single Ig IL-1-related receptor, with product MATIVVGFILVSSSFWSNSVLAVAQACVDEGRFAEHVVYEGQQDPPYRLNCSLESTQHAQDDSQPHVAWLKNCQQLNTGTAYLNFVSITLGDAGNYTCLQPGNSTALFTVHLIVKASICSQAPEFKSNEVGNKLLEKIGSTVNLNCTALLSWDPTDKHCDATLQWTKNGKTVSNSSLLLQNTSSWFLAGGQLMVSSVLVVSLQKVDDFGPYSCTVRNSSSDFNLQNSSSANHTAAVTAAFILLILLAVAALVYTKCHLNIKLWYHNSYGDYEMNDGKLYDAYISYVNNDYDRKFINFILKPHLENKYAYKVHLNDNDILPGSEPSAELLMNISRSRRLIVLLSHAYLEQDWCSISFRQGLQHLLELCKQPVIIIVLEGQLKHMRPQIKQQLSEHQHSLTILTWRHNSVTPSSVFWKELALAMPRRVIFHIEAAGDPQTALQDDKDPMLTLDPDYLDCRSDTDPAGDLGIRLPMYKAMTCKAPMLPVASISMREPKPSDIDVSDLGSRNYGARSDFYCLVTKEDI from the exons ATGGCTACCATTGTTGTCGGGTTTATTTTGGTGAGCTCGTCTTTCTGGAGCAACTCTGTCCTCGCTGTTG CTCAAGCATGTGTCGATGAGGGCCGCTTTGCGGAGCACGTAGTCTACGAAGGGCAGCAGGATCCTCCATACCGGCTGAACTGCTCTTTGGAGTCAACTCAACATGCCCAGGATGACTCCCAGCCCCACGTGGCTTGGCTAAAGAACTGTCAGCAGCTGAACACTGGAACTGCCTACCTGAACTTCGTAAGCATCACTTTGGGAGACGCAGGAAATTACACCTGTCTGCAGCCAGGCAACAGCACAGCCTTGTTTACTGTGCACCTCATAGTTAAAG CATCCATCTGCTCCCAAGCTCCAGAATTCAAATCTAATGAGGTTGGGAACAAACTCTTAGAGAAGATTGGGTCCACTGTGAATTTGAATTGCACTGCCTTGCTCTCCTGGGACCCGACAGACAAGCATTGTGACGCCACGCTGCAGTGGACAAAGAATGGCAAAACTGTCAGCAACAGCTCCCTGCTTTTGCAAAACACCTCCTCATG GTTTCTTGCTGGGGGTCAGTTGATGGTGAGCAGCGTGCTGGTGGTCAGTCTTCAGAAGGTGGATGATTTTGGACCATACAGCTGTACAGTGCGGAACTCTTCCTCTGACTTCAACCTGCAGAAttcaa GCAGCGCCAATCACACTGCTGCTGTCACTGCGGCCTTCATTCTCCTCATTCTGCTGGCTGTGGCTGCTCTCGTGTACACCAAGTGTCACCTGAACATCAAGCTGTGGTACCACAACTCTTATGGAGACTACGAGATGAACG ATGGGAAGTTGTACGACGCCTACATCTCTTATGTGAACAATGACTATGACAGGAAATtcatcaactttattctcaaaccTCACCTGGagaataaatatgcatataaggTGCACCTCAACGATAATGACATCCTGCCTGGCTCAG AACCGTCAGCTGAACTGTTAATGAACATAAGTCGCTCTCGTCGTCTCATTGTGTTGCTGTCTCACGCGTACCTCGAACAGGACTGGTGCTCAATCAGCTTCAG acAGGGCCTCCAACACTTATTGGAGCTGTGTAAGCAGCCCGTCATCATCATCGTGCTGGAGGGTCAGCTGAAGCACATGAGGCCTCAGATCAAGCAGCAGCTCAGTGAGCACCAACACAGTCTTACCATACTCACATGGAGGCACAACTCTGTG ACTCCCTCCTCCGTCTTCTGGAAGGAGCTGGCCTTAGCGATGCCTCGCAGGGTGATTTTCCACATTGAGGCTGCAGGAGACCCCCAGACGGCCCTACAGGATGATAAAGACCCCATGCTGACCCTTGACCCCGACTATCTGGACTGTCGCTCTGACACAGACCCCGCTGGAGACCTGG GTATACGTCTCCCAATGTACAAAGCTATGACCTGTAAGGCTCCAATGCTGCCAGTTGCTTCCATCAGCATGCGGGAACCGAAACCCTCTGACATCGACGTGTCAGACCTGGGATCACGCAACTATGGAGCTCGCTCAGACTTTTACTGCCTGGTCACTAAGGAGGACATCTGA